The Miscanthus floridulus cultivar M001 chromosome 7, ASM1932011v1, whole genome shotgun sequence genome includes a region encoding these proteins:
- the LOC136463603 gene encoding uncharacterized protein, which yields MDTMRGALERAKMLVGMEVDEESALPPPEEQSFFDDINRHCTLNTTQRLYGFAICLAAGLTCTFLSMLVFFNPVKFGVTFTLGNLMALGSTAFLIGPKRQFDMMLDSVRIYATAIYIASIIIALFCALYVHSKLLTLLAIILEFGALVWYSLSYIPFARSIVSKVMTSCFDTDF from the exons ATGGACACGATGCGGGGCGCGCTGGAGCGGGCCAAGATGCTGGTGGGCATGGAGGTCGACGAGGAGTCGGCGCTGCCGCCGCCCGAGGAGCAGTCCTTCTTTGACGACATCAATCGCCACTGCACCCTCAACACCACCCAG AGGCTTTATGGTTTCGCGATATGCTTAGCTGCCGGACTGACGTGCACCTTCTTG TCAATGCTTGTCTTCTTCAATCCAGTGAAATTTGGGGTAACATTCACCCTTGGCAATTTGATGGCCCTTGGAAG TACAGCATTTCTCATAGGCCCCAAAAGACAGTTTGATATGATGCTTGATTCTGTGCGAATATATGCCACTGCGATATACATTGCAAGCATCATAATTGCTCTATTCTGTGCTCTCTAT GTTCACAGCAAGCTGTTGACTCTACTGGCCATCATTTTGGAATTTGGTGCCCTTGTTTG GTACAGTCTTAGCTACATACCTTTCGCAAGGTCAATTGTATCAAAGGTGATGACATCGTGCTTCGACACTGATTTCTAG